The Candidatus Acidiferrales bacterium genome contains a region encoding:
- the ppdK gene encoding pyruvate, phosphate dikinase yields MEGFIYFFAEGKAEGNGEMKDLLGGKGAGIAEMTNAGLPVPPGFTIATSACRHYIEHGARIPSGLEQEIAQAVARLERVQGQKLGGADNPLLVSVRSGAKFSMPGMMDTILNLGLNDASVEGLARRASNRRFALDCYRRLIQMFGNVVLDIEKSAFVAIFDRVKRRRRARTDTELSAEGLEQVIAAYRKLIRTRTGQDFPQNALNQLRMARDAVFRSWNNDRAVTYRRLYNIPDGLGTAVNVQAMVFGNLGDRSGTGVGFTRNPATGAKEFYGEFLLNAQGEDVVAGIRTPLPISDLKKIMPEVFDQLHRITSRLEQHYRDVQDFEFTIQDGRLYMLQTRTGKRTGQAAVKIAVDFVHEGLLEPQEALLRVEPDQLNQLLHPVIDLSQKLNRLAKGLPASPGAAVGQIVFTANEAAARGKQAPVILVRAETVPDDIHGMEAAVGILTARGGMTSHAAVVARGMGKPCVAGCEALHIDERNRRLTLAGRSLVGGDWISLDGGTGEVFLGRARTIEPDASSGDFAEFIKWADAARQLRVRANADIPRDALAARRFGAEGIGLCRTEHMFFAQHRLPHMQAMILADTDEGRRRALKRLLPMQRKDFVELLRTMSPYPVTIRLLDPPLHEFLPKRENLMVEIAQLEAKRKKSPKLPRLKKLLRRVEELHEFNPMLGLRGCRLGILYPEISAMQARAIFEAAVLLAKQGVKVIPEVMIPLVGYAKELQLQRQIVVKVAEEVFREKGMRVDYLVGTMIELPRAALAAAEIAQVAEFFSFGTNDLTQMTLGLSRDDSPRIIREYVRMNIYEKDPFATLDQSGVGQLVEMGTRQGRAARPKLKVGICGEHGGDPASVEFCHRVGLDYVSCSPYRVPIARLAAAQAAVRDKFKDRQPSTSTA; encoded by the coding sequence ATGGAAGGCTTCATCTATTTCTTCGCGGAAGGCAAAGCCGAAGGCAATGGCGAAATGAAGGACCTGTTGGGCGGCAAAGGCGCCGGCATCGCTGAGATGACCAACGCCGGCCTGCCCGTGCCGCCGGGCTTCACCATCGCTACGTCGGCGTGCCGACATTACATCGAACACGGCGCCCGGATCCCAAGCGGCCTCGAGCAAGAGATAGCGCAAGCCGTTGCCCGCCTGGAGCGTGTCCAGGGTCAGAAGTTGGGCGGAGCAGACAATCCGCTGCTTGTGTCCGTACGCTCGGGGGCCAAGTTTTCCATGCCCGGCATGATGGACACCATCCTCAACCTCGGTCTGAATGACGCGAGCGTCGAGGGCCTTGCCCGCCGCGCCTCCAATCGCCGCTTTGCCCTGGATTGTTATCGGCGCCTCATCCAAATGTTTGGCAATGTGGTGCTCGATATCGAGAAAAGTGCGTTTGTGGCGATCTTCGACCGCGTGAAGCGGAGGCGTCGCGCTAGAACCGACACGGAACTGTCCGCCGAAGGTCTCGAGCAGGTCATCGCTGCCTACCGGAAATTGATCCGCACCAGGACGGGTCAGGACTTCCCTCAGAATGCTTTGAACCAGCTACGCATGGCTCGCGACGCCGTCTTCCGCTCCTGGAACAACGACCGCGCCGTGACCTACCGCCGGCTCTACAACATTCCTGACGGCCTCGGCACAGCGGTGAACGTTCAAGCAATGGTCTTCGGCAATTTGGGCGACCGCTCCGGCACGGGCGTCGGATTCACACGCAATCCCGCCACCGGCGCCAAAGAATTCTATGGCGAGTTCTTGCTCAATGCCCAGGGAGAAGACGTCGTCGCCGGCATTCGCACCCCCCTCCCCATCAGCGACCTCAAGAAAATCATGCCCGAAGTCTTCGACCAGCTCCACCGCATTACTTCCCGGCTGGAACAGCATTATCGCGACGTGCAGGATTTTGAGTTCACCATCCAGGATGGCAGGCTTTACATGCTTCAGACACGCACCGGTAAGCGCACCGGGCAGGCCGCTGTCAAGATTGCCGTAGATTTTGTCCACGAGGGCTTGCTTGAGCCCCAGGAAGCCCTTTTGCGGGTCGAACCCGATCAGTTGAACCAACTCCTCCATCCCGTCATTGATCTCTCGCAGAAACTCAATAGGCTCGCCAAGGGCCTGCCCGCCTCACCGGGGGCTGCCGTCGGCCAGATCGTCTTCACTGCTAACGAGGCGGCCGCTCGCGGAAAGCAAGCGCCCGTGATCCTGGTTCGGGCGGAGACCGTGCCGGATGACATCCACGGCATGGAGGCGGCGGTTGGCATCCTCACCGCTCGGGGTGGCATGACCTCCCACGCTGCGGTGGTGGCGCGTGGCATGGGCAAGCCCTGTGTAGCGGGCTGTGAGGCCCTCCACATTGACGAAAGGAATCGCCGGTTGACTTTAGCCGGCAGAAGCCTCGTTGGAGGCGACTGGATTTCGCTCGATGGCGGCACCGGGGAGGTATTCCTTGGCCGCGCCCGAACCATCGAGCCGGACGCCTCCAGCGGCGACTTCGCCGAGTTCATCAAGTGGGCCGATGCTGCGCGCCAGCTCCGCGTCCGAGCCAACGCTGATATCCCACGCGATGCCCTAGCGGCTCGCCGCTTTGGCGCCGAGGGCATCGGGCTCTGCCGGACCGAGCACATGTTCTTTGCCCAGCACCGCCTGCCTCACATGCAGGCCATGATTTTGGCCGATACGGATGAGGGACGCCGCCGCGCGCTCAAGCGATTGCTCCCCATGCAGAGGAAGGATTTTGTCGAACTCCTGCGTACCATGAGTCCCTACCCCGTCACTATCCGGCTCTTGGATCCTCCTCTCCACGAATTCCTGCCCAAGCGGGAAAACCTCATGGTGGAGATTGCGCAACTGGAAGCCAAGCGCAAGAAAAGCCCGAAGCTGCCTCGCCTTAAAAAGCTCCTTCGCCGCGTCGAGGAGTTGCACGAGTTCAACCCCATGCTTGGTTTGCGCGGCTGCCGGTTGGGCATTCTTTACCCGGAGATTTCGGCCATGCAGGCGCGTGCCATCTTCGAGGCAGCAGTCCTGCTGGCCAAACAAGGAGTTAAAGTAATACCTGAGGTAATGATTCCGCTCGTCGGCTACGCGAAGGAACTCCAACTTCAACGACAGATCGTGGTCAAGGTAGCGGAAGAGGTCTTCAGAGAGAAGGGAATGCGAGTTGACTATTTGGTCGGGACGATGATTGAGTTGCCTCGCGCCGCTCTTGCCGCCGCTGAGATTGCCCAAGTGGCCGAATTCTTTTCCTTCGGCACGAATGATCTCACTCAAATGACGTTGGGCCTCTCACGTGACGACAGCCCACGCATCATCCGCGAATATGTTCGCATGAACATCTACGAGAAAGATCCTTTTGCCACGCTCGATCAGAGTGGCGTCGGCCAACTGGTGGAGATGGGCACCAGGCAGGGCCGGGCGGCCCGCCCCAAGCTGAAGGTAGGTATCTGCGGTGAGCACGGTGGCGACCCGGCTTCAGTGGAATTTTGCCATCGGGTCGGCCTCGACTACGTGAGCTGCTCGCCCTACCGTGTGCCGATTGCCCGTTTGGCGGCCGCCCAAGCGGCCGTCAGAGATAAGTTCAAAGATCGCCAGCCATCCACCAGCACTGCTTAG
- the glyS gene encoding glycine--tRNA ligase subunit beta produces the protein MKRPAPASRRYGDFLLEIGCEEIPARMLPRAVASFRELLQEALSAHGLLDSAPVELFATPRRLAARCRHLALREPDRREELIGPPRHLAFDARGKPTRAAESFSAKHGFPVANLQVVETPKGEYIAAVRLAPGQPAARVLAEILPALIARIDFPRSMVWAEQSGPRFIRPVRWLLALLDGRPLLFSFGNVPAGAVTFGHRFLASSPIQVKSSDEFLTRLRRSFVLIDPGERQARIEERLQGLLEARGLRLRPDAALLEEILYLNEFPTPILGNFDPKFLALPEEILITVMRDHQKYFAVTDRRGRLAPHFVAVINLDRDRGRIAKNHERVLRARFDDAGFFWQSDQRPTLAARVAILDHMTFESRLGSYGDKMHRMRGLARWMGHTLLAAGHPSVSLEAIDRAALLAKCDLTTQMVGEFPELQGQVGGLYARAQGESEEVALAIDDHYLPASPDDPCPRTLTGAIVSLADKMDTVVGLFGAGLEPTGSSDPFALRRQAQASLRVLLDKRLHLALPELSAFALSQLEAQGSLPRPQEEALVAVLKFFEERARYIFRDVRGFAYDEVNAVLRAGLADVVDADARLEALRDIRPTEDFEPLAVAFKRIRNILDKAESAENWQLPEINREWLSETAERELYTAFLRLRDRVVPLKQSRRYRQALELIASLRPAVDRFFDTVLVMSPDANLQKNRLTLLAALLREFSTIADFSEIVPATKEPAATR, from the coding sequence ATGAAGCGACCAGCCCCTGCTTCCCGCCGCTATGGCGACTTTCTCCTCGAAATTGGTTGTGAGGAGATCCCCGCGCGCATGCTTCCCCGCGCCGTGGCGAGCTTCAGGGAACTCTTGCAAGAAGCCCTCTCTGCCCACGGTTTGCTCGATTCCGCGCCGGTCGAGCTCTTTGCCACGCCTCGCCGGCTCGCCGCCCGTTGCCGCCATCTCGCCCTTCGTGAGCCCGACCGCCGGGAAGAGCTCATCGGCCCGCCCCGCCATCTCGCCTTCGATGCCCGCGGCAAGCCAACCCGCGCGGCAGAAAGTTTCTCCGCCAAACATGGCTTCCCGGTCGCAAACCTGCAAGTGGTCGAGACCCCCAAGGGTGAGTACATCGCCGCCGTCCGCCTCGCTCCAGGCCAACCGGCGGCTCGCGTCCTTGCCGAAATCCTCCCTGCTTTGATTGCCAGAATTGACTTTCCCCGGTCGATGGTCTGGGCTGAGCAATCCGGTCCACGCTTCATTCGGCCCGTCCGCTGGCTCCTGGCGCTCCTCGATGGAAGACCCCTGCTCTTTTCTTTCGGCAATGTTCCTGCCGGTGCCGTTACCTTCGGCCATCGCTTCCTTGCCTCCTCGCCCATCCAGGTAAAGAGTTCGGATGAGTTCCTGACTCGGTTGCGCCGGAGCTTTGTCCTTATCGACCCCGGCGAACGACAAGCGCGCATCGAAGAGAGACTTCAAGGGTTACTTGAAGCTCGTGGTCTCCGGTTGCGCCCTGATGCCGCCTTGCTCGAAGAGATCCTCTACCTCAACGAGTTTCCTACGCCGATTCTCGGAAATTTTGACCCCAAGTTTCTTGCTTTACCGGAAGAGATCCTGATCACCGTGATGCGAGATCACCAAAAGTACTTTGCCGTGACCGATCGCCGTGGCCGCCTGGCCCCTCACTTCGTGGCTGTGATTAACCTCGACCGCGATCGCGGCCGGATCGCCAAAAATCACGAGCGTGTCCTGCGCGCGCGTTTTGACGACGCCGGCTTCTTCTGGCAATCGGACCAGCGGCCAACCCTGGCCGCGCGGGTGGCCATTCTTGACCACATGACATTCGAGTCGCGGCTTGGCAGCTATGGCGACAAGATGCATCGCATGCGGGGACTGGCGCGCTGGATGGGCCACACCCTGCTTGCCGCCGGACATCCCTCCGTCTCGCTTGAAGCTATCGATCGCGCTGCCTTGCTCGCCAAGTGTGACTTGACTACGCAAATGGTCGGGGAATTCCCTGAACTCCAAGGGCAGGTGGGAGGACTTTACGCCCGAGCGCAGGGCGAATCTGAAGAGGTCGCCTTGGCCATCGACGACCACTATCTACCCGCCAGTCCTGACGACCCTTGCCCTCGCACGCTGACCGGAGCAATCGTTTCCTTGGCCGACAAAATGGACACGGTGGTGGGCCTTTTCGGCGCCGGGCTGGAGCCCACGGGCTCAAGCGACCCATTTGCTCTCCGCCGCCAGGCGCAGGCGTCCTTGAGGGTGCTGCTCGACAAGAGGCTGCACCTCGCCCTGCCTGAGCTGAGCGCCTTTGCGTTGAGCCAACTGGAAGCGCAGGGATCGCTCCCTCGCCCGCAAGAAGAAGCCCTCGTGGCCGTCCTCAAGTTCTTCGAAGAACGGGCGCGCTACATCTTTCGCGACGTTCGTGGGTTCGCCTACGATGAAGTCAACGCCGTCCTTCGGGCTGGTCTCGCAGACGTGGTGGACGCCGATGCTCGTCTGGAGGCGTTGCGTGACATTCGCCCGACCGAAGACTTTGAGCCCCTGGCGGTCGCCTTCAAACGCATCCGGAACATCCTGGACAAGGCAGAGTCGGCCGAGAATTGGCAGTTGCCGGAGATCAACCGCGAGTGGCTCAGCGAGACGGCGGAGAGGGAACTCTATACAGCGTTCCTGAGACTGCGCGATCGGGTCGTGCCCCTCAAGCAGTCTAGGCGCTACCGCCAGGCGCTCGAACTGATCGCCAGCCTGCGGCCGGCGGTGGATCGCTTTTTTGACACGGTGCTTGTTATGTCGCCGGATGCAAATCTTCAAAAGAATCGGCTCACCCTGCTGGCTGCGCTGCTGCGCGAGTTTTCGACGATAGCCGATTTTTCCGAAATCGTTCCAGCCACCAAAGAGCCGGCGGCAACCAGATGA
- a CDS encoding glycine--tRNA ligase subunit alpha: MRPTPSKSARPRTNRARVLPPKNFQDLILALSRYWAERNCVLQQPYDVEVGAGTMHPETFLRVLGPWPYRVAYVQPSRRPTDGRYGENPHRLYKHMQLQVILKPPPSEIQDVYLESLASLGIDFRQHDLRFEEDNWESPTLGAWGIGWQVMLDGLEITQFTYFQQCGGMDLNPVSVELTYGLERIAAFFQGVDSVYDLRWSDQVSYGEVRQAEELHFSLYSFEAADTDAARKMFELAEGEAKRLLEGFPAEPGARQRFPLLAAYDLCLKCSHLFNLLDARRAISTTERAALIGRVRDIACRVARFYLVQQAAQQPVQQPVLPKEQQKVGAPTTARPSPEVAG, from the coding sequence TTGAGACCCACCCCCTCAAAGTCCGCCAGGCCTCGCACGAACCGTGCCCGCGTCTTGCCCCCCAAAAACTTTCAAGATCTCATTCTTGCTCTTTCTCGCTATTGGGCCGAGCGCAACTGCGTACTCCAGCAACCCTACGATGTCGAGGTGGGCGCGGGCACCATGCATCCGGAGACCTTCCTTCGCGTCCTTGGCCCCTGGCCGTATCGCGTTGCCTACGTCCAGCCCTCTCGTCGTCCGACCGACGGGCGCTACGGCGAGAATCCCCATCGCCTCTACAAGCACATGCAACTTCAAGTAATACTTAAACCTCCCCCGTCCGAGATTCAGGATGTCTATTTGGAAAGTCTCGCCTCCCTCGGCATCGATTTCCGCCAGCATGATCTCCGCTTCGAGGAAGACAACTGGGAATCGCCCACGCTCGGCGCCTGGGGAATCGGATGGCAGGTGATGCTGGACGGTTTGGAGATCACGCAATTCACCTACTTCCAGCAGTGCGGGGGAATGGATCTCAATCCCGTTTCGGTCGAATTGACTTACGGCCTCGAGCGCATTGCCGCTTTTTTCCAGGGTGTAGATAGCGTGTACGATTTGCGCTGGAGCGATCAAGTGTCCTACGGGGAGGTGCGCCAGGCCGAAGAGCTCCACTTTTCTCTCTACAGCTTCGAAGCGGCCGATACCGACGCCGCGCGGAAGATGTTTGAGCTGGCCGAGGGCGAGGCCAAACGGTTGCTCGAGGGGTTCCCGGCGGAGCCCGGCGCCCGGCAACGCTTCCCGCTGCTGGCCGCTTACGACCTTTGCCTCAAGTGCTCGCATCTCTTCAATCTGCTCGATGCCCGGCGTGCCATTTCCACTACCGAGCGCGCCGCGCTGATCGGCCGCGTTCGAGATATCGCCTGCCGGGTGGCCCGTTTTTACCTCGTGCAGCAAGCTGCTCAACAACCCGTCCAGCAACCGGTGCTGCCAAAAGAGCAGCAAAAGGTCGGCGCGCCGACAACCGCCCGCCCTTCTCCCGAGGTGGCCGGATGA
- the recO gene encoding DNA repair protein RecO yields the protein MISRNVVLAAVAHVDAPTSFMSLQEAEVIVLRTYPLGEADRIAVLFSRGFGKLRGVARGARRPKSRFGSTLEPLSRSRVWFYERETRELVRLSQAELIESFVELQNDYSLNLALSYLAEVSDALLPDREVSDPEYRLLLMVLAAMKQTRQPWLPLTYFRLWMTRLAGWLPNFDLCGRCRASLRSSPAFAHPVRGKIACIRCRVPGMRSLRALSLDRAREMLGHPLAKLDWRGWTRTTSSDLDAFLDDVIEHHIERKLRTRALISALENS from the coding sequence GTGATAAGTAGAAACGTTGTGCTGGCGGCTGTCGCCCATGTCGACGCGCCGACTTCCTTCATGTCGCTCCAAGAAGCAGAGGTGATTGTGCTCCGAACCTACCCCCTCGGCGAGGCGGACCGCATTGCCGTGCTCTTCTCGCGTGGCTTCGGCAAGCTCCGCGGCGTGGCGCGCGGCGCCCGCCGCCCCAAGAGTCGCTTTGGTTCGACGCTCGAACCGCTCTCTCGTTCCCGTGTCTGGTTCTACGAGCGCGAGACGCGAGAGCTGGTGCGGCTGAGCCAGGCCGAGCTCATTGAATCCTTCGTCGAGCTACAAAACGACTACTCCCTGAACCTCGCCCTTTCCTACCTTGCCGAGGTCTCTGACGCTCTGCTCCCCGACCGCGAGGTGTCCGACCCTGAATACCGCTTGCTGTTGATGGTCCTTGCTGCCATGAAACAGACGCGCCAGCCTTGGTTGCCGCTCACCTACTTCCGCCTCTGGATGACACGCCTGGCCGGTTGGCTTCCCAACTTCGACCTGTGCGGCCGCTGTCGAGCCTCGCTTCGCTCTTCGCCAGCCTTTGCCCACCCCGTTCGGGGAAAGATCGCCTGCATCAGGTGCCGCGTGCCCGGAATGCGTTCCCTGCGGGCCCTCTCCCTTGATCGGGCGCGCGAGATGCTGGGCCATCCGCTGGCCAAGCTCGACTGGCGCGGTTGGACGCGTACCACTAGCTCCGACCTCGACGCTTTCCTCGACGATGTCATTGAACACCACATCGAGCGCAAGCTTCGCACCCGCGCCCTGATAAGTGCCTTGGAGAATTCTTGA
- a CDS encoding carbohydrate kinase family protein: protein MRAATAWDIVGIGLNAMDVIIEVPHYPAFSSKIEFERAEVFPGGQVATALVACQRWGLRTRYVGRIGDDELGRLQRTSLLEAGVEISELRVVPGCPSQSAYIVVDGRSGERTILWRRDPRLEIPPDELSREVICSGRLVHVDGHDTEAAARAAGWAREQGIPVTADVDNLYPKVEALLERVDYLVSSSSFPSRLTGIADPLGALRKIQETYEQRFTACTLGADGAVGYDGRRFWYCPAFEVECADTTGAGDVFHGGFAYALVQGWSAERAVEFASAAAALNCTARGARGGIASKEAVEELMRAGRWRGVKWPDWLLRQRG, encoded by the coding sequence ATGAGAGCAGCCACCGCGTGGGACATTGTCGGCATCGGGCTCAATGCCATGGACGTGATCATCGAGGTGCCGCATTATCCCGCATTCAGCTCGAAGATCGAATTTGAACGCGCCGAAGTTTTTCCCGGGGGCCAAGTGGCCACCGCCTTGGTTGCCTGCCAACGGTGGGGGTTGAGGACGCGCTACGTGGGTCGCATCGGCGACGACGAGTTAGGCCGGCTGCAGAGGACGAGCCTGCTCGAAGCGGGCGTTGAGATCTCCGAGCTCAGGGTGGTTCCGGGCTGCCCATCGCAAAGCGCCTACATCGTCGTGGACGGCAGATCGGGTGAGCGAACCATACTCTGGCGGCGAGATCCGAGGTTGGAGATTCCTCCCGACGAGCTTTCGCGGGAAGTAATTTGCTCCGGGCGGCTGGTACACGTGGACGGCCACGACACGGAGGCGGCGGCCCGGGCAGCGGGATGGGCGCGCGAACAAGGAATCCCCGTGACGGCGGATGTTGACAACCTTTATCCGAAAGTGGAGGCGCTTCTGGAGCGCGTCGACTATCTGGTCAGCTCTTCCAGTTTCCCCTCCAGGCTGACCGGGATTGCTGATCCGCTGGGGGCGTTGCGCAAAATACAGGAAACCTATGAGCAACGCTTTACCGCATGCACTCTCGGGGCGGACGGCGCTGTGGGTTACGACGGTCGGCGCTTCTGGTACTGCCCGGCTTTTGAAGTCGAGTGCGCCGACACGACCGGCGCCGGTGACGTATTTCACGGGGGATTCGCCTATGCCCTGGTGCAAGGCTGGTCGGCAGAAAGGGCAGTCGAGTTTGCCTCAGCGGCGGCGGCTCTCAATTGCACCGCTCGAGGCGCTCGGGGCGGCATCGCATCCAAAGAGGCGGTGGAAGAACTGATGCGAGCAGGGCGATGGAGGGGCGTAAAATGGCCGGACTGGCTATTGAGGCAGCGGGGCTGA
- a CDS encoding rhomboid family intramembrane serine protease, whose product MIPLSDSAPRYRFPVVTVLMIVANVVVFLYEMSLPTRGLQRLAFEFGVVPWRMVAAPFDPTVSAAEAILPLFTSMFLHGGWMHLIGNMWFLWIFGDNVEDRLGSVRYLMFYLMSGIAAALVHVILNLRSTVPTVGASGAIAGILGAYFVLFPGSRVLTLVPFFFLWTVRMPAVIMIGYWFVIQLLSGWASLAVPVAGGTAWWAHIGGFVAGLLLIRLLVPQRSRAVS is encoded by the coding sequence ATGATTCCGTTGAGTGACAGCGCGCCACGGTACCGCTTCCCGGTGGTCACGGTATTGATGATTGTGGCGAACGTGGTGGTCTTTCTGTACGAGATGAGTCTGCCGACGCGGGGTTTGCAGCGACTGGCGTTCGAGTTTGGGGTGGTGCCGTGGCGGATGGTGGCGGCGCCATTCGATCCAACGGTTTCGGCTGCGGAGGCGATTCTTCCTCTTTTCACGAGCATGTTCTTGCACGGCGGGTGGATGCACCTGATCGGCAACATGTGGTTTCTCTGGATATTTGGTGACAACGTAGAGGACCGGCTGGGATCGGTGCGATACTTAATGTTTTACTTGATGAGCGGGATTGCCGCGGCGCTGGTGCATGTGATCCTGAACTTGCGATCCACTGTCCCCACGGTTGGAGCAAGTGGAGCGATCGCAGGAATTTTGGGGGCCTACTTTGTTCTCTTCCCTGGGTCGCGGGTGCTCACCTTGGTGCCGTTCTTCTTCCTATGGACGGTGCGAATGCCGGCGGTGATCATGATCGGCTACTGGTTTGTGATTCAACTTCTGAGCGGTTGGGCATCACTGGCAGTGCCGGTGGCGGGTGGAACGGCATGGTGGGCGCACATAGGTGGCTTCGTGGCGGGGTTGCTGCTGATCCGGCTGCTGGTGCCTCAGCGGTCCAGAGCCGTTTCTTAG
- a CDS encoding 3-isopropylmalate dehydrogenase, producing the protein MTGDPSKRRIAVIPGDGIGVDVTREAVKVLEAVSRVGGKKLELVHFDWGAERYLRDGVSLPTGALETLRRECDAILVGALGDPRIPSMKHAADILLGMRFQLDLYVNFRPVKLLDKRLTPLAGRDESDIDFVVFRENTEGLYVGMGGNFKKGTADEVAIQEDVNTRKGVERILRYAFEYARRKGNRRLCMSDKANVLTYGHDLWQRIFALLQKEYPDVPSNHLYVDALTMQIVRNPAQFDVIVTCNMFGDIITDLGAAIAGGLGLAPSGNINPEGISMFEPVHGSAPKYAGSNTADPLGSILTAALMLDHIGWAAEARAIESAVQDSIRQNQTTRDLGGSLGTSEVGDWISNAISRMTIRA; encoded by the coding sequence ATGACCGGCGATCCTTCCAAGCGGCGCATTGCGGTTATCCCCGGAGACGGCATCGGCGTGGACGTCACGCGAGAAGCGGTCAAGGTTCTCGAAGCGGTGTCGCGTGTTGGCGGCAAGAAACTCGAGCTGGTTCATTTTGATTGGGGAGCGGAGCGTTATCTTCGCGACGGCGTCAGCCTCCCCACCGGCGCCCTTGAGACACTGCGCCGGGAATGTGATGCCATCCTTGTCGGCGCCCTCGGCGACCCGCGCATCCCTTCCATGAAGCACGCCGCTGATATCCTCCTCGGAATGCGTTTCCAGCTCGATCTCTACGTCAATTTTCGCCCGGTCAAACTCCTCGACAAACGCCTGACGCCCTTGGCTGGCCGCGACGAGAGCGACATTGACTTCGTTGTTTTCCGTGAAAACACCGAGGGGCTCTACGTGGGTATGGGCGGAAATTTCAAGAAGGGCACCGCCGATGAGGTGGCCATCCAGGAAGATGTCAATACCCGCAAGGGGGTCGAGCGCATCCTGCGCTACGCTTTTGAATACGCCCGGCGAAAGGGCAACCGGCGACTCTGCATGTCCGATAAGGCCAATGTCCTCACTTACGGGCATGATCTCTGGCAACGGATCTTTGCCCTGCTGCAAAAGGAATATCCCGACGTTCCTTCAAACCACCTCTATGTCGACGCGCTGACCATGCAGATCGTGCGCAATCCCGCTCAGTTTGATGTCATCGTCACTTGCAACATGTTCGGTGACATCATCACTGACCTCGGTGCCGCCATCGCCGGCGGCCTGGGCCTGGCCCCCTCCGGAAACATCAACCCCGAAGGCATTTCGATGTTTGAGCCTGTCCACGGCTCTGCGCCCAAATACGCTGGCTCGAATACCGCTGATCCGCTGGGTTCCATCCTTACTGCCGCTTTGATGCTCGACCACATCGGTTGGGCAGCGGAAGCGCGCGCCATAGAGAGCGCCGTTCAGGACTCAATCCGGCAAAACCAAACCACGCGCGATCTGGGCGGGAGTCTCGGTACCAGTGAGGTGGGCGACTGGATTTCGAACGCCATATCTCGTATGACCATCCGCGCCTAA
- a CDS encoding DMT family transporter: MTTPARLRIPASRTKLILLLALMVLIWSANFIIAKVALRHFPPFTLAVFRTTLATAFVLLFFLPVARRQPRFRRSDWRKFIELGIYGVVFNQTFFVLGLSHTSVAHSSLIISLSPVLVLIIARLRGLEEFTGAKVVGVAMSFIGVAILSSEHGVSLHSPTLMGDLLTLSGSAAFAYYTVAGKEVADRYSSLAMNTYCYLVAATLILPFTLWQGLQLDWGAVGTTGWLSLIYMALFSSAVAYLIYYWALRRISATRAATLSYLQPVLATLLGVLFLAEHLAPRLLVGGAIVLVGVYLAER, translated from the coding sequence TTGACCACACCCGCCCGCCTCAGAATCCCCGCCTCCCGGACCAAACTCATTCTGCTTCTGGCGTTGATGGTGCTCATTTGGTCCGCCAACTTCATCATCGCCAAGGTCGCCCTTCGTCATTTCCCTCCATTTACCTTGGCCGTCTTCCGCACCACTTTGGCAACCGCCTTCGTCCTTCTCTTCTTCTTGCCGGTGGCCCGCCGCCAACCTCGCTTCCGCCGTTCGGATTGGCGCAAGTTCATTGAACTCGGGATCTATGGCGTCGTTTTCAACCAAACCTTCTTCGTCTTGGGCTTGAGCCATACCAGCGTCGCCCACTCTTCACTCATCATTTCGCTCTCGCCCGTCTTGGTCTTGATCATCGCCCGCCTCCGTGGCCTCGAGGAGTTCACTGGTGCCAAAGTGGTTGGCGTAGCCATGTCCTTTATTGGGGTGGCTATCCTCAGCTCGGAGCACGGCGTCTCTCTCCACAGCCCAACCCTCATGGGTGATCTACTCACTCTGAGCGGCTCGGCCGCCTTCGCCTATTACACCGTTGCCGGGAAAGAAGTCGCCGACCGATATAGCTCGTTGGCCATGAACACCTATTGCTACCTTGTTGCTGCCACCCTCATCCTGCCCTTTACCCTCTGGCAGGGGCTCCAACTCGACTGGGGTGCGGTCGGCACCACAGGCTGGCTCAGTCTTATCTATATGGCGCTCTTTTCTTCGGCCGTAGCCTATCTCATCTATTACTGGGCCTTGCGGCGGATCTCGGCGACCCGCGCCGCTACCCTTAGCTACCTCCAGCCCGTCTTGGCTACCTTGCTGGGGGTGCTTTTCCTTGCCGAGCACCTCGCCCCCCGGCTGCTCGTCGGAGGGGCGATCGTATTGGTGGGTGTGTACCTCGCCGAGCGCTGA